Within Mucilaginibacter inviolabilis, the genomic segment CGCCATGTGGTTTATCAATCGCCGGCAAAACAAAGCGTTGGAGATTGAGCGTGTTAAACGCCGCAACGAGGAAGAGCAGAATCGCATGATGGCTGCCCGAAAAATCACCCTGGAAAGCGAAGTTAAACAACGTACCGCCGAGCTAACCCAGCAAAAAGAAGAGCTGCAACAAACCCTGGCCGAACTCAAAAGCACTCAGGCTCAATTAGTACAGCAGGAAAAAATGGCATCATTAGGTGAGCTTACTGCCGGCATTGCTCATGAGATACAAAACCCGCTAAACTTCGTCAATAACTTTAGCGAGGTAAGTATCGAGCTATTGGATGAGCTGAAGGAAGATATTTTAAGTAAACTGCCCGAGGAGACTAAAGAAGAAGCAGACGATATCATCAATGACCTTACCCAAAATCTCGCTAAAATAAACCAGCATGGTAAGCGTGCTGATGCCATTGTAAAGGGCATGCTGCAGCATTCGCGCGCGTCAACCAGTAAAAAGGAGCCTACCGATATCAATGCGCTTGCCGATGAATATTTACGCCTCAGCTACCATGGCCTGCGCGCCAAGGACAAATCATTTAATGCAGGTATGAAAACCAGCTTTGATGAAAGTATTGGCAATGTTGATACGATGGCGCAGGACCTGGGGCGGGTATTGCTTAACCTCTATAACAACTCGTTCTACTCTGTAGCCGAAAAGAAAAAATTGAAAGGCGAAGGTTATGAGCCCATGGTTAATGTAAGCACCAAACATATAACGCTTGCCAATGGCCATAATGCTGTTGAAATTGTTGTAAGCGACAATGGTATGGGTATCCCTCAAAAGGTACTGGATAAAATATATCAGCCATTTTTCACCACTAAACCTACCGGTCAAGGAACCGGCCTGGGTTTATCTATGAGCTATGATATCGTTACCAAAGCCCATAACGGCGAGTTGAAAGTAGACACCCAGGAAGGCGAATACGCCAAATTTACCATCATTATACCTACAAATGGGTAGGGTTTGGGAGTAAAGATTTTGGGAACAAGGAGTAAGGACTTGAAGAATAAGGAATATAGCATGATGATTTTTTAAAAAAGACACTAAATCACTAATTCGATAAATCACTAATTCACTAACTAAATTAATTCACTAATTAAATTGAAGATACTTGTTGTTGATGATGAGGCCGATGTACAGCCATTATTTACCCAACGCTTTAGGAAAGAGATCAAAAGCGGTGAAATGGTATTTACATTCGCGTTATCGGGTGAAGAGGCCATGGGATATCTGGAGCAAAACCACTCCGAAGTGATCCTTATTTTATCAGATATTAATATGCCGGGGATGAGCGGACTGGAGTTGCTTAAAAATATCAGGAGTACCTATGAAAAACCACCACCGGTAGTCATGATGATAACCGCTTATGGCGATGATGAGAATTACAGGCAATCCATGGATCTGGGCGCCAATGATTTTTTAACCAAGCCCCTTGATTTTAATAATTTGAAAGATAAACTAAAACATATAGAACAATAATGGCCAAGATACTGGTGGTTGATGACGAGTCGGATCTGGAATTGCTCATCAAGCAGAAATTCAGGAAAAAGATCAGGGAAAAGGTATTTGATTTTGTATTTGCCCAGAATGGTTATGATGCGCTAAAAAAACTGGCCGAAGAGCCTGATATTGATGTAGTTTTAAGCGACATCAATATGCCCGAAATGGATGGCCTTACCCTGCTTACCAAACTGCCCGAAGCCAACCCTATTTTAAAGGCAGTTATGGTATCGGCTTACAGTGATATGGATAACATCCGCACGGCCATGAACCGGGGGGCTTTTGACTTTGTGGTGAAACCTGTTAATTTCGAGGATCTGGATATTACTATCGAAAAAACGCTGCTACATGTTATCGAACTCAAAAAAACAATGCAGGCCATTAAGGAGAATAACATCTTGCGCATGTATGTGGACGAGAATGTGTTGAACTTTATGACTCACAAAGAGTTTGAAACCAGTCTGCTCTCCAACGAGACCATCGATGCAACCGTTATATTTATTGATATATGCGGTTTTACAGCCATCTCAGAGCATGTACCCGCCAACACCGTGGTAAGTTTGGTTAACAAACTGTTTGATGCCATGGTGAAAGAGATCATCGCTCAAAACGGCCATATTGATAAATTTATGGGCGATGCGGTGATGGCTGTTTTCAGGGGTGAATATCACCTCGACCGCGCTATTGACGCTGCCCTTGCTGTACGTGAAAAAATGCATGCCGCCGAACCCATAGTGTATGGCGACAGAACTTTTAAACCCGAGGTATCTATCGGTATCAACTCCGGCGAAATGATCTCGGGTAATATTGGCTCTGCTTCTTTAAAACGATTAGACTATACCGTAATTGGCGATGCCGTTAACCTGGCCCAGCGCTTACAATCGGTAGCCCAGGCCAACCAGATCATTGTAACCGAAGAGGTTTACGAAAAAGCCAAAGAATCATTCGAACTCAACAAAATTGGTGAAGTAAGCCTGAAAAACAAAGCCAAACCGGTGGAGATATACGAGGTGGTTTCTTAGTGATAATATCTATATAGTATCAAGTAGCTAGTATCAAGTATCAAGACAGAATTTTCAGATATCAAAAAACTTCAAGAATCTTGATACTTGATACTAGCTACTTGATACTAAATAAAAATCAATGTTCCCTTACTCTTTTCTTCAATACGCCACCGGCGGCTTCTTTGATGCTGTTGGTAAATACAAAAGCTTTAGGATCGATGCTGTGAACCAGGTTTTTTAAGCGGCGCACTTCAAAACGGGTTATTACGGTGAAGATGATATCCACAGGCTGATGTACATCAAAGCTTTCTTTTAAAAAGCCACGCTCGCCTTTGTAAATGGTAATACCCCTACCCAGTTCCATCACCAGCTTTTCTTTGATAATTTCACTTTGGCCGGATATAATATTCACAGCCGTATACTCTTCCAGGCCATCAATCACAAAGCTGATGGTTCGCGAAGCAGTATAATAAGTTAAGATGGAATACAGTGCAGTTGGCAAGCCAAGCTTAAAGGCCGCGATTAAGAAGATGATAATATTGATCCCCAGGATGATCTCGCTGATGGTAAAACCGCTTCGTTTTAAGGTGTATAATGCTAGTATTTCGATGCCATCCAGCGCGCAGCCGCCACGGATGGACAAGCCCACACCCAAACCCATAAACACTCCGCCAAATATAGATACCAGCAGCTTATCAGATGTAATAACCGGGTATGGCACATAATGCAAACAAATACCCAATGCCACTACACAGGCAAAGGTTTTAAGCGCGAACGACTTGTTTACCTGGAACATCCCCATAATAATAAACGGGATATTGGCCACCACAATAACGAATGCGATATTAAAATGATACAATTCATGTATTAACAGCGATATACCGGTAACACCACCGTCAAAAAAGCTATTGGGTACCAGAAAACCTTTCAGGGCAAAACCGCAAAATAATATCCCGATGATAACCGTTACTACATCCTTAATTATTTCGGGTAAACTGTGTTCCGCTTTGGTCATGAATTATATTTTAAACTGTTCTTTTAATGATCTCTTCCAGATGCAACTGCTTAACAGGATTACGCTGTTCGATAGCTGTTTTGGTAAAATAATGATGATTTTTCAGAAAAACAATCTGCAGCTTATCCCAGTCCTGTTCATTTTTCAAACCATCCGTTATTTCAAGTTCCGAAAATAGCTTTTTACTGAGTACAAAAAAATCATTCCGGCCTAAATAATCCAAATCGGCATCACAAATAATTTCGCCTAAATGATCATGAGGACTTTGCGGCATTTTGGTGGCCATAATAATATCGCAGATCCGCTCAATATCTTCGCCGGTATAACCAAAATTCGGCAGATATAAACGGGCATTATCGCATGACTTATTTTCGTGATCTTTTTGTCCCGCTAAAAACCCCGAATCATGAAACAGCGCCGCGGTAAGTAACAGTTCTGTTTCGTGATCATTTATCCCCTCGTTTTGTGCCAGCTGTTTCGACGCGGTATACACATCCACCGCATGATCGGCATTATGATAATGAAAACATTCAGGTAGCTCTTTTTTTAGTTTAGCCAGTATAAATTCCCGGGCCTGTTCAATCTGCATCGGTGTTTAAAATTGATGGCTAATATAATAATTTGGTTTATCGGGAGACACAAATATGTGTCTCTACATTAAAAACAAGACGTAACGACGCCTAAGAGAGTATCATTTTTAATTCCCTTCCCACGGGAGGGGCGCGTTGGACTGGTGTAATGGCAGGGAGGGGTTTCTACACGCGATGATTATCTTGTTCTATAAACCCCTTCCTCCCCTTCCCGAAGGAAGGAATCGCACAGGGCCTTGGCTTTTTTGATCAGCTGTCACCCTGCCGTTATACATAAGAAAAGAGACACAAGTATTGTGTCTCTACATTAAAACAAGACGTAGAGACGCATTACATGCATCTCCCATAAGATAGAAAATAAAAAGCCTGCTGACAGTCAGCAGGCTTTTTAAAACACTTTAAAAGCTTACATTTTAAGTGTTAAATTAAGTGTAAACCGGGTTGGATTTTGCGGCGCCAAACGGAACGACCAATATTTTTCGTTAGTGAGGTTATCAAATTTTACACCAATGCGGTATTTAGGCTGATCATAAAAAGCAGTCGCATCAACCGTGGTATAGGATGGTATAGTAAATTTAAATGTTGCTGTATTGGTTTGGTATGAAGAGCTACCGTAGTTACCGCCTACACCAAAGCCCAAACCTTCCACCTTACCATTGGTAATGCGGTAGCTTGCCCATAAGTTAGCCAAACGGGCCGGACCTGATGCTGCGGGGCGTAAACCTTGTATACCTGTACCAGGCGCTGCGCTGGTTATTTTACTATTGTTATAGGCGAAGCCACCTACAATGTTAAAGCCGGCAAATGGGTTGGCTATCAATTCAGCTTCGATACCTTTACTTAACTGGGTACCAGCCTGGGTTGAAAATCCCGGATGTGCCGGATCATCCATCGTGGTGTTGGTTACCGAAATATCATAATAGCTAACCGTTGAACTGATTTTATGATCCCACACATCAACTTTTACACCACCTTCCCACTGGTTGGCGTATTGAGGTTTAAATGGCGTATTATCAAAACTGGTAGCTGTAACGTTGTTAAAACCGTTCATATAGTTGCCAAACAGCGATACCTTGTCTTTAACCAACTGGTAAACCAAACCAAATTTTGGCGACCATGCCGTTTGGTTAAAGTTACCTGTAGTTTTGCCGTCGGCCGGGGTATAAGCACCTTTGTTCTCAAAGCGGTCTATACGAATACTGGCCATGGCGTTCAATCTATCGGTGATATTAAACACATCTGATACATAGGCCGCGTATGAACTTTGGTTATTTTGAACATAATTGCCCGGTATTGGCGCCTGCGCAGCAATAAGTGCAGAAACCTTTTCAGGGGTGAAATTATTGTAAGCAGCTCCCGGGTTTTTATAGTTGATGAGCGGCATATTTACCGAAACATTGGTATTGTTACTTTTTTGGTTGTAGTATTCAAAACCAGTAACGATACGATTGCGGAAGCTACCAATCTTAAAATCGCCAATAAAGTTTTGCTGTACGTTGGTAATGTAATATGGGTAATCTTCTTTGGTTGCCTGCCGTCTTATTGCAGTATCAGCTATGGTAAACGCCGTAACAAAGCCTTTTGTGGTAGAGAAAGTTTTGTTGAACATGGTTTGTGATTTCCAGTTATCAGATATCTTGTAGTTAACTAAAGCATAAATATCAATTTGGCGACTTTGATAATCCAGATTGTTATTGGCAAACGAACGTTTATAATCTATACCCAGATCTTTAATATTGTAAATTTTGGCTTTAGGATCCGGCGCCAGGCGGTAAGCAGATGTGGCGCTGCCGTTACCTATCTCCGCGTCAACATCAACAGATAAACGGTCATTAACAATATAAGTGATGCTCGGCGCTACAAAGAAGCTGCGGTTATAACCGGCATCCTGAAAGCTATGCTCAGTGTGCAGGGCTGTATTAACGCGAAATAATAATGTTTTATCCTGATTCAATGGCATGTTTACATCCGCGGTAAGACGATTAAGGTCGAAACTGCCGGTTTGATAAGCGATCTCTGTATGCGGCGTACCAAAAGGCTGCTTGGTAACCCGGTTAAACAAACCGCCAAATGAAGCTAAGCTACTGTTAAACAGAGTACCTGTAGGCCCTTTGATAGCTTCAATCTTTTCGATATCGGCGGGGTCAATAGCATTAAAATTGTAGCCGGCTACGCTGTTACGGATAAAGTTACCAGTAGTGAAGCCACGGGATAAAAGTGTTGTACGCCCGTTGTTATATACCAATGGCACACCTGTACCTGGGATATTTTTAAAACCATCCACATAGCTGGTTACTATTTGCTCTTTCATCAGTTCGCTGGTTACTACGCTATATACCTGTGGGTTTTCCAGGTTTTTGAGTGGTAAACGGGCTACATCTTCTGTTTCTTTTTTCAGGAACTTATTGGTTTTGTGACCTTTTACACTTACTTCCTGTAAGTTTTTACTATCATCCTCCAGAATAAAATCGGCAATTGTTTCGGCGTTTTCCGTAACGGTAATCTGCTGCGATTTGGTGGTCGAACCTACAAATGAAGCAACCAGGGTATAAGTACCTGGTTTTACCTTTTTAAAGTTAAAACGACCATTTACGCTGGTCATCGTGCGTTGGTTGGTTTCCTTGATGAGCAATGTGGCCAGGCCTATAGGTTCGTTATCGCTGGTTTTAACGATACCTTTTATACTACCTGTTGGTATTTCTGCTGATGCAAAACGAGTATTGAGGCAAAGCGTTAAAAAGAAAATACAAAATATAAAACTAAACGAGGGTGGATGATTTTTACGTAAAGAATGCGTCATTGTGTTAGGGGATTAGAGGTATGCGATCAATAGTTTTGTATGGTTAAACCTATAGTGGTAAAACGCCGCAAAGTTATTTTTATTTAGAATAAATCCAAATAAAAATCACTAATACGTTTTCGTGAATAATCGCTTATAAATTGTGCCTGGATTTAGGGATCCTTCTACTATAAGCAGACATATTTCGGCATATAAGAATTATATTAGCCCAATGAATAGCTGGTTCAAAAATTACAAGGGTATCATTTGGCTTATGACTGGTATTATAGCAGGAAGTATAGCCGGGATATTTTTAGGCAAAAAAGTAGAGCTTATTAAACCTATCGGCGATATTTTCCTGAATCTGCTGTTCACTGCTGTAGTGCCATTGGTATTTTTTGCTATAGCATCGGCCATTGCCGGGCTTGATGGATCAAAACGGCTTGGCCGCTTACTGGGCATCACTTCGCTGGTGTTTTTATCAACCGTATTGGTAGCAGCTATTGTAACCATTATTGCAACGTGGATATTTCCTATCCATCAGCATCTGGTAGCCAGTCCTATAACCGAAACCATCGTCAAAAAACCATTTGGTGATCAGCTTACCCAACTATTTACCACCAGCGAATTTTATGAATTGCTGTCCCGGAAAAGCA encodes:
- a CDS encoding sensor histidine kinase; protein product: MAGFAALITFFLCTQLRKNLKRDGVNSPWSQYLLYAMCTAIALMAMSFNYESRPIFQLLIYVLATGVVTLPYTVEEFRSSRSLVNAVIPIVAVGLLTFACEHLFPKLYESIDTFMESAIWFAVIWFCAMWFINRRQNKALEIERVKRRNEEEQNRMMAARKITLESEVKQRTAELTQQKEELQQTLAELKSTQAQLVQQEKMASLGELTAGIAHEIQNPLNFVNNFSEVSIELLDELKEDILSKLPEETKEEADDIINDLTQNLAKINQHGKRADAIVKGMLQHSRASTSKKEPTDINALADEYLRLSYHGLRAKDKSFNAGMKTSFDESIGNVDTMAQDLGRVLLNLYNNSFYSVAEKKKLKGEGYEPMVNVSTKHITLANGHNAVEIVVSDNGMGIPQKVLDKIYQPFFTTKPTGQGTGLGLSMSYDIVTKAHNGELKVDTQEGEYAKFTIIIPTNG
- a CDS encoding response regulator, which codes for MKILVVDDEADVQPLFTQRFRKEIKSGEMVFTFALSGEEAMGYLEQNHSEVILILSDINMPGMSGLELLKNIRSTYEKPPPVVMMITAYGDDENYRQSMDLGANDFLTKPLDFNNLKDKLKHIEQ
- a CDS encoding adenylate/guanylate cyclase domain-containing response regulator yields the protein MAKILVVDDESDLELLIKQKFRKKIREKVFDFVFAQNGYDALKKLAEEPDIDVVLSDINMPEMDGLTLLTKLPEANPILKAVMVSAYSDMDNIRTAMNRGAFDFVVKPVNFEDLDITIEKTLLHVIELKKTMQAIKENNILRMYVDENVLNFMTHKEFETSLLSNETIDATVIFIDICGFTAISEHVPANTVVSLVNKLFDAMVKEIIAQNGHIDKFMGDAVMAVFRGEYHLDRAIDAALAVREKMHAAEPIVYGDRTFKPEVSIGINSGEMISGNIGSASLKRLDYTVIGDAVNLAQRLQSVAQANQIIVTEEVYEKAKESFELNKIGEVSLKNKAKPVEIYEVVS
- a CDS encoding YitT family protein → MTKAEHSLPEIIKDVVTVIIGILFCGFALKGFLVPNSFFDGGVTGISLLIHELYHFNIAFVIVVANIPFIIMGMFQVNKSFALKTFACVVALGICLHYVPYPVITSDKLLVSIFGGVFMGLGVGLSIRGGCALDGIEILALYTLKRSGFTISEIILGINIIIFLIAAFKLGLPTALYSILTYYTASRTISFVIDGLEEYTAVNIISGQSEIIKEKLVMELGRGITIYKGERGFLKESFDVHQPVDIIFTVITRFEVRRLKNLVHSIDPKAFVFTNSIKEAAGGVLKKRVREH
- a CDS encoding HD domain-containing protein; protein product: MQIEQAREFILAKLKKELPECFHYHNADHAVDVYTASKQLAQNEGINDHETELLLTAALFHDSGFLAGQKDHENKSCDNARLYLPNFGYTGEDIERICDIIMATKMPQSPHDHLGEIICDADLDYLGRNDFFVLSKKLFSELEITDGLKNEQDWDKLQIVFLKNHHYFTKTAIEQRNPVKQLHLEEIIKRTV
- a CDS encoding TonB-dependent receptor → MTHSLRKNHPPSFSFIFCIFFLTLCLNTRFASAEIPTGSIKGIVKTSDNEPIGLATLLIKETNQRTMTSVNGRFNFKKVKPGTYTLVASFVGSTTKSQQITVTENAETIADFILEDDSKNLQEVSVKGHKTNKFLKKETEDVARLPLKNLENPQVYSVVTSELMKEQIVTSYVDGFKNIPGTGVPLVYNNGRTTLLSRGFTTGNFIRNSVAGYNFNAIDPADIEKIEAIKGPTGTLFNSSLASFGGLFNRVTKQPFGTPHTEIAYQTGSFDLNRLTADVNMPLNQDKTLLFRVNTALHTEHSFQDAGYNRSFFVAPSITYIVNDRLSVDVDAEIGNGSATSAYRLAPDPKAKIYNIKDLGIDYKRSFANNNLDYQSRQIDIYALVNYKISDNWKSQTMFNKTFSTTKGFVTAFTIADTAIRRQATKEDYPYYITNVQQNFIGDFKIGSFRNRIVTGFEYYNQKSNNTNVSVNMPLINYKNPGAAYNNFTPEKVSALIAAQAPIPGNYVQNNQSSYAAYVSDVFNITDRLNAMASIRIDRFENKGAYTPADGKTTGNFNQTAWSPKFGLVYQLVKDKVSLFGNYMNGFNNVTATSFDNTPFKPQYANQWEGGVKVDVWDHKISSTVSYYDISVTNTTMDDPAHPGFSTQAGTQLSKGIEAELIANPFAGFNIVGGFAYNNSKITSAAPGTGIQGLRPAASGPARLANLWASYRITNGKVEGLGFGVGGNYGSSSYQTNTATFKFTIPSYTTVDATAFYDQPKYRIGVKFDNLTNEKYWSFRLAPQNPTRFTLNLTLKM